In the Helicobacter typhlonius genome, one interval contains:
- a CDS encoding acyl-CoA thioesterase — protein sequence MEDIFDPKCLTMSVLASPSMANFSGVMHGGELMKLLDQVAYACATRYCGCGVVTIGVDGMIFKNPIPIGSLVIFLASVNYVGSSSCEVGIKVISEDIKNRFVSHCNSCYFTMVAIDPSGKKVQIPPLNPQTEDEKKRFEDARKRKELRLKMKA from the coding sequence ATGGAAGATATTTTTGACCCCAAATGTTTGACAATGAGTGTGCTCGCCTCACCGAGTATGGCAAACTTTAGCGGCGTGATGCACGGCGGAGAGCTAATGAAGCTACTCGACCAAGTAGCATATGCGTGTGCTACGCGCTATTGTGGCTGTGGTGTGGTAACCATAGGTGTTGATGGTATGATATTTAAGAATCCAATTCCCATTGGCTCACTCGTCATTTTTCTTGCCTCTGTAAATTATGTGGGAAGTAGTAGCTGCGAGGTGGGTATTAAAGTGATTAGTGAGGATATTAAAAATCGCTTTGTGTCTCACTGCAATAGCTGCTACTTCACTATGGTAGCAATAGATCCTAGCGGAAAAAAGGTGCAAATTCCACCACTTAATCCACAAACAGAAGATGAAAAAAAACGTTTTGAAGACGCGAGAAAGCGCAAAGAGTTGCGTTTAAAAATGAAAGCGTAA
- a CDS encoding YihY family inner membrane protein, with amino-acid sequence MDSQSKEQFFKIFFIKVRATFFILWNKIKSILDFVADKELSFYAASLSFYTIFAIVPLLLIIFSIFLNLPNFQSQIARIRDFILSNILPTHTEVISQYLDTFMQNSSSLGMMGLGYALIASVMFFRNYEYIAAKMFNSTPRKFFDSLLMYWTMITLFPVALAFSIYFSGEVQKTLKGTANLNLVFDLIPYILTWAIFFLLFKLSANKPLKLLSLLSASILTTIIWLLTKWGFVYYVFYNQTYKSVYGSISIFLFLMLWIYVSWFIILYGMRFCEGFGTNFGKTLEEKYGISTTEV; translated from the coding sequence ATGGATTCCCAAAGTAAAGAGCAATTTTTTAAAATCTTTTTCATCAAAGTTCGCGCAACATTTTTTATCCTATGGAATAAAATAAAAAGCATTTTGGATTTTGTAGCTGATAAGGAGCTAAGCTTTTATGCGGCTTCACTTAGCTTTTACACGATTTTTGCTATCGTGCCACTTTTGCTTATTATATTTTCTATCTTTCTTAACTTGCCTAATTTTCAATCTCAAATTGCACGGATTCGCGACTTTATCCTTTCGAATATCTTACCCACACATACAGAAGTTATCTCACAATACCTTGACACTTTTATGCAAAATAGCTCTTCACTTGGTATGATGGGGCTTGGTTATGCGCTTATAGCTTCTGTGATGTTTTTTCGCAACTATGAATACATCGCGGCAAAAATGTTTAACTCAACACCTCGTAAATTTTTTGATTCTCTCCTAATGTATTGGACAATGATTACACTCTTTCCCGTAGCACTTGCCTTTTCGATTTATTTTAGTGGTGAAGTGCAAAAAACACTTAAAGGCACAGCAAATCTCAATCTTGTATTTGACTTGATACCCTATATCCTCACTTGGGCTATATTTTTTCTACTCTTTAAACTCTCTGCAAACAAGCCCTTAAAGCTCTTATCACTCCTTAGCGCGAGTATACTTACTACAATTATATGGCTTCTCACAAAATGGGGCTTTGTGTATTATGTATTTTATAATCAAACTTATAAAAGCGTATATGGCTCTATCTCCATTTTTCTTTTTCTTATGCTATGGATTTATGTTTCGTGGTTTATTATACTCTATGGAATGCGCTTTTGTGAAGGATTTGGCACAAATTTTGGAAAAACACTCGAGGAAAAATATGGTATAAGCACCACAGAGGTGTAA
- a CDS encoding biotin synthase → MQKINNEIFLCSICNVSSGDCPEDCKYCTQSAHYGTQIQRYKNKSIDKIVQEARTLKEYGALGFCLVTAGRSLENDKCEYIAKAATAIKNENLGLHIIACCGSADVDSLKYLKANGVDSYNHNLETSKEFFPHICTTHTWKERFETCENTLKAELGLLSGGIFGLGESWGDRIELLKHLQILSPHTSPLNFYIANESLPLPMQTLTQEEALECVTLAREYLPNTRLMIAGGREAVFGDNQKPLFEAGINGVVLGDYLTTDGKAPKDDVAMIESYGYVPATNCH, encoded by the coding sequence ATGCAAAAGATTAATAATGAAATATTCCTCTGCTCTATTTGTAATGTTAGCTCCGGAGATTGCCCAGAAGACTGCAAATACTGCACTCAAAGCGCACATTATGGCACACAGATTCAAAGATACAAAAACAAAAGTATTGATAAAATTGTGCAAGAAGCGCGGACATTAAAAGAATATGGTGCATTAGGATTTTGCCTTGTAACAGCAGGACGCAGTTTAGAAAACGATAAATGTGAATACATTGCCAAAGCCGCCACTGCGATTAAAAATGAGAATCTAGGTTTGCATATTATCGCGTGTTGTGGAAGTGCTGATGTAGATTCTCTTAAATATCTTAAAGCCAATGGTGTAGATAGCTATAATCACAATTTAGAGACATCTAAAGAGTTTTTTCCGCATATCTGCACCACACACACTTGGAAAGAGCGGTTTGAAACTTGTGAAAACACTCTTAAAGCAGAGTTAGGATTATTATCTGGAGGCATTTTCGGCTTAGGTGAAAGTTGGGGAGATAGAATAGAACTGCTTAAACATTTACAGATCCTCTCCCCTCATACATCTCCTCTTAATTTTTATATCGCTAATGAATCTTTACCTTTGCCTATGCAAACGCTTACACAAGAAGAAGCACTAGAGTGTGTAACCCTTGCGCGCGAATATCTCCCAAATACGCGCTTGATGATTGCAGGAGGGAGAGAGGCTGTCTTTGGTGATAATCAAAAGCCTCTCTTTGAAGCAGGTATTAATGGCGTGGTGCTAGGTGATTATCTTACAACAGATGGCAAAGCACCAAAAGATGATGTCGCAATGATAGAATCTTATGGCTATGTGCCTGCAACAAACTGCCATTAG
- the xseA gene encoding exodeoxyribonuclease VII large subunit, translated as MRALAVSELNAQIKSILESTFMDICVQGEISSVKIHTSGHIYLTLKDEDSSVRCVMFKGNARTLKIKLEVGQNVIIIGSLSVYAPKGEYQILCKSITFAGLGELSRAYEALKNKLSAKGYFESTHKKPLPRFPKRIALLTSATGAAKEDMLKVARKRWENIHITLFNTLVQGEGAKDSIVANLQKADGFFGSKEGFDAIILARGGGSMEDMWAFNEECVADAIYSARTPIISAVGHEVDVFISDFVADVRAPTPSAAMEILLPDKNEYLRTIDEMMNALIFALKTHITHKEKMLQQMLEYFYHYNFQVQYNAKKEQIYNLRMMIKQHTLRILEDKALQCENLRALLTHSLHSQIRTAQSKYERLYEALNALNPRKLCEHSYAQVSKDNMLITLADLNKGDEFYLTDLQCSIKALCVENEIKNEVDSVFVRGFKE; from the coding sequence ATGAGGGCTTTAGCAGTAAGTGAGCTTAATGCACAGATTAAGAGTATTTTAGAATCTACCTTTATGGATATTTGTGTGCAGGGTGAAATAAGTAGTGTCAAAATTCATACAAGTGGGCATATTTATCTCACGCTTAAAGATGAAGATTCAAGCGTGCGTTGCGTGATGTTTAAAGGCAATGCACGCACTCTAAAAATAAAGCTTGAAGTAGGGCAGAATGTGATTATAATAGGCTCACTTAGCGTTTATGCGCCCAAAGGAGAATATCAAATTTTATGTAAGAGCATTACATTTGCAGGATTGGGTGAGCTATCTAGGGCATATGAAGCATTGAAAAATAAGCTTAGCGCAAAGGGTTATTTTGAATCTACTCATAAAAAACCTCTGCCGCGTTTCCCTAAACGCATTGCCTTGCTTACTTCTGCCACAGGTGCAGCAAAAGAAGATATGTTAAAGGTTGCAAGAAAACGATGGGAGAATATCCATATCACGCTTTTTAATACGCTTGTGCAAGGTGAGGGAGCAAAAGATTCTATTGTGGCAAATTTGCAAAAGGCTGATGGTTTTTTTGGGAGTAAAGAGGGTTTTGATGCTATCATTCTTGCAAGAGGTGGAGGGAGTATGGAGGATATGTGGGCGTTTAATGAAGAATGTGTAGCTGATGCGATTTATTCCGCACGCACGCCTATTATTTCTGCTGTGGGACACGAGGTTGATGTATTTATAAGCGATTTTGTCGCTGATGTGCGCGCTCCTACACCTTCGGCAGCTATGGAGATACTTTTGCCAGATAAAAATGAGTATTTGCGCACGATAGATGAGATGATGAACGCACTTATTTTTGCGCTTAAAACTCATATCACACATAAAGAAAAGATGTTGCAACAAATGCTTGAGTATTTTTATCATTATAATTTTCAAGTCCAATATAATGCAAAAAAAGAGCAGATTTATAATCTTAGAATGATGATAAAGCAGCATACCTTGCGAATCTTGGAGGATAAGGCTTTGCAATGTGAGAATCTACGCGCTCTTCTTACGCATTCTTTGCATTCTCAAATCCGCACCGCACAGAGTAAATATGAGCGTCTTTATGAAGCATTAAATGCGCTTAATCCTCGCAAATTATGCGAGCATAGTTACGCACAAGTGAGCAAGGATAATATGCTTATTACTCTTGCAGATTTAAATAAGGGCGATGAGTTTTATCTTACAGATTTGCAGTGTAGCATTAAGGCTTTGTGTGTGGAGAATGAAATCAAAAATGAAGTAGATTCTGTATTTGTAAGAGGATTTAAGGAGTAA
- a CDS encoding FAD-binding protein, whose translation MEKSKDLGVYDVAIIGLGVAGSNLAANLKPHLKVIAIDKKDKEGDCFDDNFHKPCGGLLSEGGQKALAKQGLNLPNEVLVNPQIFAINTIDFGFKYASYIQKGYVNMERHKFDLWLKGLIPSHIHSFHRAYFKSIQKEGAFYQVHFKQEQDSLESSTQSYTCKVRIVVGADGAKSHIRRFLYPHLKTQSLVCIQQWYKEHNKPMLSCIFDKTLTPSYSWSMSKDGYFIFGGAYPHAHCKAAFNTQKVRLEGLGFIFTEVLKQEACLVLQPQRWRDFVRGRNGVFLIGEAAGFINASTLEGISGALHSSRILSEVLNSIVSYNQGESGVKLDSKTLENLHSVYTKRTRLLVLKTLFRHYVRYPFMFITILRRIILFCGILRVRSGMIRNKII comes from the coding sequence GTGGAAAAAAGTAAAGATTTGGGCGTGTATGATGTGGCGATTATTGGTTTAGGCGTAGCAGGAAGCAATTTAGCAGCAAATCTTAAACCTCATCTTAAAGTTATTGCTATTGACAAGAAAGATAAAGAGGGCGATTGCTTTGATGATAATTTTCATAAACCTTGTGGTGGGTTGCTCTCCGAGGGGGGGCAAAAGGCTTTGGCAAAGCAGGGATTAAATCTCCCTAATGAAGTTTTGGTTAATCCGCAAATTTTTGCTATTAATACTATTGATTTTGGCTTTAAATATGCCTCATACATACAAAAAGGTTATGTGAATATGGAGCGGCATAAGTTTGATTTATGGCTCAAGGGACTTATTCCCTCGCATATCCATAGCTTTCACCGAGCATATTTCAAGTCTATACAAAAAGAGGGAGCATTCTATCAAGTGCATTTTAAGCAAGAGCAAGATAGCTTAGAATCTAGCACACAATCTTATACTTGTAAAGTGCGTATCGTGGTAGGTGCAGATGGGGCAAAAAGTCATATCCGCCGATTTCTCTATCCACATCTAAAGACGCAAAGCCTCGTATGTATTCAGCAGTGGTATAAAGAGCATAATAAACCTATGCTTTCGTGTATTTTTGACAAAACACTCACGCCAAGTTACAGCTGGAGTATGTCAAAAGATGGTTATTTTATTTTTGGAGGGGCATATCCTCACGCACATTGTAAGGCTGCGTTTAATACACAAAAAGTGCGTTTAGAGGGATTAGGATTTATATTTACAGAGGTGCTAAAGCAAGAGGCGTGTTTGGTATTACAACCCCAAAGGTGGCGCGATTTTGTGCGTGGGAGAAATGGCGTATTTTTGATAGGGGAGGCAGCGGGATTTATTAATGCAAGCACATTAGAGGGTATTAGTGGGGCATTGCATAGCTCAAGGATTCTAAGTGAGGTGCTTAATAGCATAGTATCTTACAATCAAGGAGAAAGTGGCGTGAAGTTAGATTCTAAAACTTTAGAGAATCTGCATAGTGTCTATACAAAACGCACACGATTACTCGTGCTAAAAACGCTTTTTAGGCATTATGTGCGCTATCCTTTTATGTTTATCACAATTTTAAGGCGCATAATACTCTTTTGCGGTATTTTGCGCGTCCGTTCGGGAATGATACGAAATAAAATTATTTAA
- a CDS encoding outer membrane beta-barrel protein, whose protein sequence is MKKHIFAFVVVAVANLLNAGESGVFIGGSLSLNNTSYSGVYSTLENNITTDYPHSNYSHNAFGASARIGYQKFSSDARFGGRFYVEYDNNGYATYRDENGAKRKMDAYSLALNADVLFDIKQFQSAVFGIFAGGGLVLSTHKFPKSGYSIYKDSDNSPATLEGYGLSAQAGLSLTFLQKHRVELEVKYANFVSSYDSDFIHLGTKAESLKLEAQGFLNYRLNYIYVF, encoded by the coding sequence ATGAAAAAACATATTTTTGCATTTGTAGTTGTAGCTGTGGCAAATCTGCTTAATGCCGGAGAAAGCGGGGTATTTATAGGTGGCAGCTTAAGTCTTAACAACACTTCTTATAGTGGCGTGTATAGCACATTAGAAAACAATATTACTACTGATTATCCGCATAGCAACTACTCTCACAACGCTTTTGGTGCGTCTGCACGAATAGGCTATCAAAAATTTAGCTCTGATGCGCGATTTGGTGGGAGATTCTATGTGGAATACGATAATAATGGCTATGCGACATACAGAGATGAAAATGGTGCAAAGCGCAAAATGGATGCTTATAGCCTTGCTCTTAATGCTGATGTGTTATTTGATATTAAGCAATTTCAAAGTGCTGTGTTTGGGATATTTGCCGGTGGTGGCTTGGTACTTAGCACACACAAATTTCCAAAATCAGGATATAGCATTTATAAAGACTCAGATAATAGCCCTGCTACATTAGAAGGCTATGGTCTTAGCGCACAAGCAGGGCTTTCGCTTACATTTTTGCAAAAGCATAGGGTGGAACTTGAGGTTAAATATGCTAATTTTGTAAGTAGCTATGATTCAGATTTTATTCACTTAGGCACAAAAGCAGAATCTTTAAAGCTAGAAGCGCAAGGATTCTTAAACTATCGCCTTAATTACATTTATGTCTTTTAA
- a CDS encoding outer membrane beta-barrel protein, with the protein MFKKSLLLMFVVSALLGNEKNGAFFAIGGGYTPQIPYQVTTPNNNTATSSVPLYTGGIKYGAKHYFNNNLGLRLYLPIQGGFSQFDEGYSPAKARFVSAGMGGDILFDIGSSQSSVGIFAGGEVNYAYYWLDSADSKGIQTQVHFGLALNFTPRFGINIGVRQYINRPAQEKIPFSSSMRDYGGFVNFVFALNNSNISSSAHAQAKARQERETNANANINNSYDRTYSGSSSSGNGFMSGFFGGLVGSVLFGNSGDSSMRTPQNTQPSLKFR; encoded by the coding sequence ATGTTTAAAAAATCTTTGCTACTTATGTTTGTGGTAAGTGCACTTTTGGGCAATGAAAAAAACGGCGCATTTTTTGCCATAGGAGGAGGATATACGCCTCAAATCCCATATCAAGTAACAACACCAAATAATAACACAGCTACATCAAGTGTGCCACTTTATACAGGCGGTATCAAGTATGGTGCTAAGCATTATTTTAATAATAATTTGGGCTTGCGTTTATATTTGCCTATACAGGGTGGATTTAGTCAATTTGATGAGGGATATAGCCCGGCAAAAGCGCGATTTGTATCCGCTGGTATGGGAGGTGATATACTCTTTGACATCGGCTCATCACAAAGTAGCGTGGGGATTTTTGCAGGAGGCGAGGTGAATTACGCATATTATTGGCTAGATAGCGCAGATTCTAAAGGCATACAAACTCAAGTGCATTTTGGTTTAGCTCTCAATTTTACCCCGCGCTTTGGAATCAATATAGGAGTGAGGCAATACATCAATCGCCCCGCACAAGAAAAGATACCGTTTAGCTCGTCTATGCGCGATTATGGCGGATTTGTCAATTTTGTCTTCGCACTTAATAATAGCAATATCTCCTCAAGCGCACACGCTCAAGCTAAGGCAAGGCAAGAGAGGGAAACAAATGCTAATGCTAATATAAATAACAGCTATGATAGGACATATAGTGGAAGCTCAAGTAGTGGCAATGGCTTTATGAGTGGTTTCTTTGGCGGATTAGTAGGAAGTGTATTATTTGGCAACTCCGGTGACAGCTCTATGCGCACTCCACAAAACACGCAGCCTAGCCTAAAATTCCGCTAA
- a CDS encoding CCA tRNA nucleotidyltransferase, with protein sequence MQHFDTSRFALPQDVLFILDTLHSAGYEAYIVGGCVRDMILCELHNTSKPPNDYDIATSALPDDVMRLFPYSIPTGAKYGTISVIMQSHSYEITTFRLDGTYSDARKPDSVRFTTSISEDIKRRDFSMNALAYAPHIGLVDEVGGVEDIINKRIVCVGEAKVRFSEDSLRILRALRFSATLGFSIESHTQEAIHMNAPLLCSVARERVRLELDKLLSGMYAESVLSAFLSIIRIVVPQLPTQCDFRVFKALRDTTQYVRWVCFLYPCKTYAREILESLKFDNKSKEHILTLLWHYDMPLCVGEVELRHIVVNLGGRERAQSILEDIARIKEAHIKVGIQKADTQNLKTFHHIVQNVLGQSIPLSLKELCINGEDLKHIGIKEGKQIGAILAYLLNQVLEDKLPHTRRDLLQAARNKLQEFKV encoded by the coding sequence ATGCAGCATTTTGATACAAGCCGTTTTGCTCTTCCGCAAGATGTGCTTTTTATCTTGGATACTTTGCATAGTGCGGGATATGAGGCGTATATTGTGGGTGGCTGTGTGCGAGATATGATTTTATGTGAGCTGCATAATACCTCTAAGCCCCCAAATGATTATGATATAGCTACTTCAGCCTTGCCCGATGATGTGATGAGACTTTTTCCATACTCTATCCCCACAGGCGCAAAATATGGCACAATAAGTGTGATTATGCAATCCCATAGCTATGAAATTACGACTTTTAGGCTTGATGGGACTTATAGTGACGCACGCAAGCCCGATAGTGTGAGATTCACAACCTCTATAAGTGAGGATATAAAAAGAAGAGATTTTAGTATGAATGCCCTTGCTTATGCGCCACATATTGGACTTGTTGATGAGGTTGGGGGAGTGGAGGACATCATCAATAAGCGCATAGTATGTGTGGGTGAGGCAAAAGTGCGATTTAGCGAGGATTCTTTACGCATTTTACGCGCCTTGCGTTTTAGTGCTACTCTTGGATTTAGTATAGAATCTCACACGCAAGAGGCTATACATATGAATGCGCCCTTGCTTTGCTCTGTGGCGAGAGAGCGTGTGCGCTTAGAGCTTGATAAATTACTTAGCGGAATGTATGCAGAGAGTGTGCTTAGTGCGTTTTTATCTATTATCCGCATAGTTGTGCCGCAGCTACCGACACAATGTGATTTTAGGGTATTTAAAGCTTTAAGAGATACTACGCAATATGTTCGCTGGGTGTGTTTTTTGTATCCTTGTAAAACTTATGCGAGGGAGATTCTAGAATCTTTAAAATTTGACAATAAAAGCAAGGAGCATATCCTCACTTTACTTTGGCATTATGATATGCCTTTGTGTGTGGGAGAAGTGGAGCTAAGACATATTGTTGTGAATCTTGGTGGGCGCGAGAGGGCGCAAAGCATACTTGAAGATATAGCGCGTATCAAAGAGGCGCATATCAAGGTAGGGATACAAAAAGCAGACACACAGAATCTCAAAACCTTTCATCACATTGTGCAAAATGTATTGGGGCAGAGCATACCTCTAAGTCTTAAAGAGCTGTGTATAAATGGCGAAGATTTAAAGCACATAGGCATAAAAGAGGGGAAGCAAATAGGAGCAATATTGGCATATCTTTTAAATCAAGTGTTAGAGGATAAACTCCCTCATACGCGTAGAGATTTGCTCCAAGCAGCGCGTAATAAGCTGCAAGAATTTAAGGTGTAG
- the trpB gene encoding tryptophan synthase subunit beta codes for MATIFTESKNGYFGEEKGNKHAFGGQYIPEILLPALEELEIAYRDIFKSKTYRKELKFSLKNFVGRPTPLIYAENSSKILKNDIYLKFEGLANTGAHKINNALGQVLLAKYMGKKRVIAETGAGQHGLATAAACARLGLECEIFMGEIDIARQYPNVFNMELLGAKVHSVGSGSKTLKDAVNETLREWSRRSDDTFYVLGSALGPYPYPDIVRELQSIISKEIKKQTKAYFSGLPDIMVACVGGGSNAIGFFTHYLNEKKVRLIAIEAGGTGDNPGENAKRIHNPNASVGIAQGYKSLFLQDDDGQLNLTHSISAGLDYAGIGPQLAHLYEVGRVEFQSATDKEALEALSFFAQYEGIIPALESSHALAAVIRLCKDIKGKKIIANISGRGDKDIFITTKALATEKWKKFLQDEIARIG; via the coding sequence ATGGCTACAATCTTTACAGAATCGAAGAATGGTTACTTTGGTGAAGAAAAAGGCAACAAACACGCCTTTGGAGGACAATACATTCCAGAAATTCTCCTCCCTGCATTAGAGGAGCTAGAAATTGCCTATCGTGATATTTTTAAAAGCAAGACATACAGAAAAGAATTAAAATTTTCACTTAAAAACTTTGTCGGGCGTCCTACTCCTCTTATTTATGCAGAAAATAGCTCTAAGATTCTCAAAAATGATATTTATTTAAAATTTGAAGGTTTGGCAAATACAGGCGCGCACAAGATTAATAACGCACTAGGACAAGTGCTTTTAGCAAAATATATGGGTAAAAAACGCGTAATAGCAGAAACAGGCGCAGGACAACACGGCTTAGCCACAGCGGCAGCGTGTGCGCGACTAGGGCTAGAGTGTGAGATTTTTATGGGTGAGATTGACATCGCAAGACAATATCCTAATGTATTCAATATGGAGCTTTTGGGCGCAAAGGTTCATAGCGTAGGTAGTGGAAGCAAAACACTTAAAGACGCGGTAAATGAAACATTGCGAGAATGGAGCAGACGCAGTGATGATACTTTCTATGTGCTAGGAAGCGCACTTGGACCTTACCCATATCCTGACATTGTGCGTGAGCTACAAAGCATAATAAGCAAAGAGATTAAAAAACAAACAAAAGCTTATTTCAGCGGATTGCCCGATATTATGGTAGCTTGTGTAGGTGGCGGAAGCAATGCAATAGGCTTTTTCACGCATTATCTCAATGAAAAAAAGGTGCGCCTAATCGCCATAGAAGCAGGCGGCACAGGGGATAATCCCGGAGAAAATGCCAAGAGGATTCATAACCCAAATGCAAGTGTGGGTATTGCGCAAGGCTATAAAAGTCTCTTTTTGCAAGATGATGATGGGCAGCTTAACCTCACACATTCTATTTCGGCTGGACTTGATTATGCGGGGATTGGACCTCAATTAGCACATTTGTATGAGGTTGGACGTGTGGAATTTCAATCTGCCACAGATAAAGAGGCTTTAGAAGCACTTAGCTTTTTTGCTCAATATGAGGGCATTATTCCCGCTTTAGAATCTAGCCACGCTCTCGCTGCTGTTATACGCCTATGCAAAGATATAAAAGGCAAAAAAATTATTGCTAATATTTCCGGACGCGGCGATAAAGATATTTTTATCACTACAAAAGCCCTTGCCACAGAGAAATGGAAAAAATTCCTTCAAGATGAGATTGCACGCATTGGCTAG
- the trpA gene encoding tryptophan synthase subunit alpha has product MSKSKKQIPQTQLMGHIIAGYPSFESSLYAALGICQAGASYLEVQFPFSDPNADGSVIEEACNKSIAQGFKVAQGFKLLHTLSQHINQDNKQPTRLIIMTYANLIFHYGIEAFIKEAKKCGVWGIIAPDLPIESDESLRILAKKHHIRIISLIAPKVSISRIKKIAKISDEIVYVVARAGITGEKTHIDKALFEWIRLIQKHCKKPIALGFGINSYEQVAVLKDKVDIIVAGSYFVRFISELSTQSQLSPQDYMHKLQAHAQMLMGWDINE; this is encoded by the coding sequence ATGAGTAAAAGTAAAAAGCAAATACCACAAACGCAACTTATGGGACATATCATTGCAGGTTATCCAAGCTTTGAATCAAGCTTATATGCGGCACTTGGTATTTGCCAAGCCGGAGCGAGTTATCTTGAAGTGCAGTTTCCATTTTCTGACCCAAACGCCGATGGAAGCGTTATTGAAGAGGCGTGCAATAAAAGCATAGCGCAAGGATTCAAAGTTGCTCAAGGTTTTAAGCTACTCCACACGCTCTCCCAACATATAAACCAAGACAACAAGCAGCCCACACGACTTATTATTATGACTTATGCTAATCTTATTTTTCATTATGGCATTGAAGCATTCATCAAAGAAGCTAAAAAATGCGGTGTATGGGGTATAATTGCACCTGATTTACCTATAGAATCTGATGAATCTCTCCGCATTTTAGCCAAAAAACATCATATCCGCATTATCTCTCTTATTGCTCCAAAAGTAAGCATATCACGAATTAAAAAAATTGCAAAAATCAGCGATGAAATCGTATATGTCGTGGCACGTGCTGGGATTACTGGGGAAAAAACACATATTGATAAAGCACTTTTTGAGTGGATAAGGCTTATTCAAAAGCACTGCAAAAAACCTATTGCACTTGGCTTTGGGATAAATTCCTACGAACAAGTAGCAGTACTAAAAGATAAAGTAGATATTATTGTGGCAGGAAGTTATTTTGTGCGATTTATTAGCGAGCTTAGCACACAATCTCAACTTAGCCCACAAGATTATATGCACAAACTTCAAGCACACGCACAAATGCTAATGGGTTGGGATATAAATGAGTAA